The stretch of DNA AGATCGAGGCGATCGAGGCGCATGTCTTTCCCCCGCTCGAAAGCCTGTACTGGCGCGACGGCGCGCCTGATCTGTCGAGCCTTGATGCGCTGCTCGCCGCTCTCGACGCGCGCCCGACCGCGCCGCAGCTGCGCGCCGCGCCCGAGGCGGTCGATCTGGCGGTGCTCAGGCGGCTGGCGGGCGAGGACTGGGTGCGCGCGCGGGTGCGCACGCCGGCGATGGTCCGGCGGCTCTGGGCCGCCTGCGGCCTGCCCGATTTCCGCAAGACCGGGGCCGAGCATCATGCCCGGTTCGTCGGCCGCATCTTTGCCCATCTGAGCGAGGGGCATGTGCCCCATCAATGGTTCGCCGATGAAATCGCGCGGCTCGACCGCGTGGCCGGCGATGTCGATGCACTCGCCGACCGGATCGCGGCGATCCGCAGCTGGGCCTATATCGCCCATCGGCCCGACTGGCTGGCCGATCCGCTGCACTGGGCCGAACGCACACGGGCGATCGAGGAGCGCCTGTCCGATGCGCTCCACGCCGCGCTCACCCAGCGTTTCGTCGACCGGCGCACCAGCGTGCTGTTGCGCGAAATCGGCGCCGGGCTGGCCGAGCTGCCGGTCGGGATCGGCGATGATGGCGAGGTGCGCGTCGATGACGAGCCGATCGGCCGGCTCGACGGGTTCACCTTCACCCCGCTGCCCGGCGCGCGCCATGCCGATGCCCGGCGCCTGATCGCGGCGGCGGACCGGCGGCTGGCCGGGGAACGGGCGCGCCGCGCCCGCGCGCTGGCCGACAGCCCCGATGCCGATTTTGCGCTGGCGACCGAAGCCGGGGCCGCGCCGCTGCTGTGCTGGCAGGGGCGTCCGGTCGCCGGGCTGGCGGCGACGCGCGAGCTGTTGCGGCCGAGGCTGGTGCTCGACCGCGCGGCCGCCGCGCTCGATCCGGCCAGCCGCGACCTGATCCTTGCCCGGCTCGACCGCTGGCTGGACGGGCAGACCGCCCGGCATCTGGGGCCGCTGCGCCGGATCGCCGCCGCCGCGACCGACATGGCGACCCCCGCTGGCCTGCGCGCGCTGCTCGCCCCGCTGGCGGAGGCGGGGGGACTGTGCGCACGCGCGCCGCTCGATCCGGTCATCGCCGCACTTGACCGGGGCGCGCGGTCGCGGCTGCGCGCGGCGGGCGTCACCATCGGCGCGCTCGACCTGTTCGTCGCCCCGCTGCTGAAGCCCGAGGCGGCACGCTGGTGCGCCGCACTGCTCGCGGTCAGGCAGCAGGCCCCGATGCCGGCGCTCGCCCCGCCGGGCGCGGTCGTGATCGCCTTGTCAGGGGGCACGCCGCCGCCGGGCTTCCGCGCGCTCGGCCCGCAGGCGCTGCGCGTCGACATGGCCGAACGCATCGCCCGCACTGTCCATGATGCGCGCCGGCCGGGCGCGCCGGTCGTTCCCGATCCCGCGCTTGGCGTGTCGCTCGGCCTTGTCCCGGCGGCGTTTGCCCGGCTGATGACCCAGCTCGGTTTCCGTCCGGTCGCCGCAGCCGGGGGCGGCGAATCGCCGCCTGCCTGGCGCTGGCAGGGCCGTCCGCGGCGCGCGGCGGCCGGCACGCGCGCCGCGCGGCCCGACAGCCCGTTCGCGGCACTGGCTGGCCTGCTGCCATGACGTCACCGGGCGCGGAGTCGCTCCGGCTCGACAAATATCTGTGGTTTGCGCGGCTGACCAAGACGCGGGCGGCCGCGCAGCTGCTGTGCGCCGAGGGGCGGATGCGGCTGGGCGGCCGCCTGGTCGACCGTGCCCATCTGGCGGTGCGCGTCGGCGATGTGCTGACCTTTGCCCTGCACGGGCGGGTGCGGGTGATCCGTATCTTGGCGCTGCCCGCGCGCCGCGGGCCGGCGGCGGAGGCGGCGCTCTGCTACGTCGAGATCGGCGATGCGGTTGACGGACGCGAGCCGCCGACATAGCGCAGGGAGCCGAATCCGCATCAGGGGAGCTCTATGACCTACGTCGTCACCGACGCCTGCATTCGCTGCAAATATATGGACTGCGTCGAGGTCTGCCCGGTCGATTGTTTCTACGAAGGCGAGAACATGCTGGTGATCAATCCCAGCGAGTGCATCGACTGCGGCGTGTGCGAACCCGAATGCCCTGCCGAGGCCATCCTGCCCGACACCGAAAACGGCCTCGAAAAATGGCTGGAGCTGAACGCCACCTTCTCCGCCCAGTGGCCGAACGTGACCCGCAACCGCGGCGCGCCGGACGATGCCGACGAGTTCAAGGGCGTCGAGGGCAAGTATGAGAAGTATTTCTCGCCGGAGCCCGGCCAGGGCGACTGAGCGGTCCGTTCGGAACGCGCGGCGATTCGCGCTGATCGCCGCCATTTCCGATCCTGATCCGCTTGACCCCGGTGTCCGAGAGACGGGCTGGCAATTTTATTGCGAATCTGTTAAGTGGATGCCGCCGGCTGTGGGCCGGAGTCATTCTTCCGTGCGCTGAACCCGGCGCACTGCGGAAAGGACCCTATCTCTCCGAACGTCCGTGCTGCTCCGGTTGTCCGCGCCCGAAACCTGTGATCGGGCGCATTCCCGGCCAGCGGCGCGGCCCGATTGATGACAGAAAGGTATAGCATGGCTGCCAAGGCGCTCAGCTTCGATGTTGGCGATTATGTTGTGTATCCCAAGCATGGCGTCGGTCGGGTGATCGAGCTGCAGCGGCAGGAAATCGCGGGGGCGAGCCTCGAACTTTACGTGCTGCGCTTCGAAAAGGAGCGGATGACCCTGCGCGTGCCGACCAACAAGGCCGAGAGCGTGGGCATGCGCAAGCTGTCGTCGGACAAGACGCTGCGCGAAGCGCTCGATACGCTCAAGGGCAAGCCCAAGGTCAAGCGCACCATGTGGTCGCGCCGCGCCCAGGAATATGAAGCCAAGATCAACTCGGGCGATCTGGTGTCGATCGCCGAGGTGGTGCGCGACCTGTTCCGCGCCGACGACCAGCCCGAGCAGAGCTATTCCGAGCGCCAGATTTTCGAAGCCGCGGCCAGCCGCCTCGCCCGCGAACTCGCGGCGATGGAGCAGACCGACGAGCCGAGCGCGATGAAGAAGCTGCTCGAGATCCTGAACAAGGCGGCGGCGATCTACAACAAGGCCAAGGACAGCGCCGGCGAATAACCCGGCCGGTCCTTTTTGGTTCGCATGCAAGGGGCGGTCCTCCGGCTGGAAGGGCCGCCCTTTCCATGTCCGGACCCGGCATGATCCGGTGCCGCCTGTCGCGCCGCCGCTGCGCCGGCTATGCGGTCCCGACAGCGGGACTGGAAAAAAGCTGGAGCGGCGACAGCCGCTCCCGGGCGGGAGAGGCGGATGCCGGGCGGATTGCGGCGACATATTGGCGATCTGGCCACGCGGTGTCGGTCACCGGTGCGGGCCTTGCTGCCTGCCGCGCTGCTGTGTTTCGCCGCCAGCCCCGCGGCTGCGGCCGAGCGCGGCTACAGCATCACCAGTTTCGACCGGATCCGTGTCGAAGGCCCGTTCGCCATCACGCTGGCAACCGGCAGGCCGGTATCGGCGCGGGCGTCCGGCAGCCCGCAGGCGCTCGACCGGGTGCAGCTGCGCGTCGAGGGGCGGACCCTGCTGGTCCGCGCCGGCCCGGCCTGGGGCGGCGCGCCGCGGGGCGATTCGGGGCCCATCGCGCTCACCCTCACCACCCCCGAACTCTCGACCGCGATCCTGCTCGGCAGCGGCAGGCTGGCGATCGACCGGATGCGCGGCGCGCGGCTGGTGCTGACGGTCGAAGGCAGTGGCGGGCTGAGCGTCGGGACGCTCGAGACCGACACGCTCGTGATGGGCATTTCCGGCGCGGGACGGATCGAGGCCGCCGGGCGCGCGCGCATGGCAAATGTGCTGGCGCGCGGTGCCGCCGACATCCGCGCCGCCGGGCTGCAGGTCGTCGATCTGGTCGTCACCAGCCAGAGCGCCGGGGCCGTCGCCCTGTCGGCCACGCGCAGCGCGCGGGTGACGGCATCGGGGCTGGGGCCGGTGGAGATCGGCGGCGGGGCGGCCTGCACCGTTGCGCAGACCGGCGCGGGGCCGGTGCGCTGCGGATCAGATTAGCGCGAGTTCGGCCAGTTCGCGCAGCAGCGCTTCGGGCAGGGCGGCATCGGCGTCGACGCCGGTGAAATCGGCCGGGGCGTCGGCGGCGGCCAGATAGCGCCAGCCCTGATGCGCGCGGCGCGGCTGGGCGCGCACCGGCACGACGCGCGGATCGAGCCGGATCGCGCAGCGCCCGGCATCGTCGCCAAAGCCGATGATCGTCTGGCGCGCGACCAGCCGGTGCTTGATGATCCAGTAGATCGACCCGCCGATCAGCTCGGCATGGCGGGTCGGGCGGTTGCGGGTGGTGACGAACACCTCGCCCCCCATCGTCCGCGCCGCCATCGCCGCGCACAGCGCGTCGAGCGAGGGCGCGCCGACCGCGACCTTGGTCAGATGCAGCATCGTCAGCCCGCCAGCCCCGCCGCCGTCGCCAGCCCGAGAAAGGCGAAAAAGCCCATCGAATCGGTCAGCATCGTCACGAATACCGACGATGCGACCGCCGGATCCTGCTGCAGCCGGTCGAGCGTCAGCGGCACCAGCACGCCGGCCATGCCCGCGACGATGATGTTGGTCAGCATCGCGGCTGCAATCACCAGCCCCAGCTGCGGATTGGCGAACACCAGCGACACGCCCAGCCCGATCACCGCCGCCACGGTGCCGCCATTGAGCACCGCGACCCGGATCTCGCGCGCGATCGACCGCCAGGTGTTGGACCGGGTCAGCTGGTTGGTCGCCAGCGCGCGCACGGTGACGGCCATGGTCTGGGTGCCGGCATTGCCGCCCACGCCCGCGACGATCGGCATCAGCGTGGCGAGCGCGACCATCCGCTCGATCGTCCCTTCGAACAGGCTGATGACGGTCGAGGCCAGCAGCGCGGTCGCCAGATTGGCGATCAGCCAGCGCACCCGGCTCTTATAGCTTTCGACCACCGGCTCGTTGATGTCGCCTTCGCCCGCGCCCGACAGCTTCAGAATGTCCTCGCCCGCTTCCTGCTGGATGATGTGGACGATGTCGTCGACGGTGATCATGCCCACCAGCCGCCCCGCGCCATCGACCACGGCGGCGGAGATCAGCGCATATTTCTGGAAGCGCAGCGCCACTTCCTCCTGATCCATGTCGACGGCGATCAGCGTCTGTTCGCGCTTCATGACGTCACTGATCGCCACGTTGCGCGGCGTGCGCAGGATCCAGCTGAGCTGGCAGGTGCCCGCCGGCCGGTGCGCCGGATCGACGACGAAGATTTCCCAGAAATCGGTGGTCAGATCCTCGTTGCCGCGCAGATAGTCGATGACGTCGCCGACCGACCAGTGTTCGGGCACGGCGATCAGGTCGCGCTGCATCAGCCGCCCGGCTGATTCCTCGGGGTAGGACAGCGCCTCCTCGATCGCCGCGCGGTCGTCCGGCTCCATCGCGCGCAGCACTTCGCGCTGGTCGTCCGGTTCCATGTCCTCGATGATCGCGACCGCATCGTCGGTATCGAGTTCCGATGCGATGTCGGCGACCTGTGCCGGCTCGAGCGCGTCGATCAGCTCTTCGCGGACATAGTCGTTCATTTCCGCGAACACGTCGCCGTCGAGCAGGTCGGTGATCGCGGCGGCAAGCGACGGACGCCATTCGGCCGGCGCCAGTTCGAACAGATCGGCGATATCGGCCGGGTGCAGCGGCTGGACCAGCGCGCGCGCGCCATCGGCATCGCCCGCCTCGACCCGGTCGATGACCGAACGGACGAATTCGGGCTTCAGCCGGTCATCGGCGTCGAGCTGGCCGGTCGCATCGATGCTGCCGAGTTCGGTCTCGTTCATCGCCGGCCCCTCCGATCGCGTGATGGCGTGAGGGGCTTAAGGCGCAGGGCCGCGAAAAGGCAAGCTTTCCAGCCCGGCCTTCGCCCGATATGGGCGGGGTCTGCCAATCTGGAGGAGTTACCATGGCCGGAGACACGCTCACCTTCACGCTCGATACCGGCGGCGATGTCGTCATCCGGCTGCGCCCTGACCTGGCACCCGGCCATGTCGCGCGCATCACCGAACTGGCGCAGGAAGGCTTTTACGACGGCGTGGTGTTCCACCGCGTCATTCCGGGCTTCATGGCGCAGGGCGGCGACCCGAGCGGCACCGGCATGGGCGGATCGGACAAGCCCAACCTGAAGGCCGAGTTCAACGGCGAGCCGCATGTTCGCGGCGTCTGCTCGATGGCGCGCACCAACGATCCGCACAGCGCCAACAGCCAGTTCTTCATCTGCTTTGACGATGCGACCTTCCTTGACCGGCAATATACGGTCTGGGGCCAGGTGATCGAAGGCATGGAACATGTCGACGCGCTGCCCAAGGGCGAGCCGCCGCGTCAGCCGGGCAAGATCCTGAAGGCGGTCATTTCCTGATCGCGCCTCGGGTCGAATGCCCCGCATCGGAGAGGCGCGCCTGCGCCTCTCCCCCTTTGCCGGCGCATGCGCTAAGGGCGGGGCATGAACTCCCTCTTCCTCGTCATGATCGGCGGTGCGCTGGGCGCAGCCGCCCGTTTCCAGCTGGGCGGCTGGGCGGCGCGCGTTTTCTGGTCCGGGCTGCCCTGGGGCACGCTCATCGTCAACGTCACCGGCGCGCTCGCCATGGGGCTGGTGGCAGCACTCGCCGCGCGCGGGCTGGGTGAGAGCGGTCTGAGCGAAGGTTGGCGGCTGTTCCTCGGCGTCGGGCTGCTCGGCGGCTTCACCACCTTTTCGGCGTTCAGCCTTGAAACGGTCATGCTGATCGAACGCGGCGCATTCGGCTGGGCCGCCGCCTATGTCGCGGCATCGGTGGTCGGTGCGCTCGCCGCGCTGTGGCTTGGCCTGCGTCTCGGACAGCCGGCATGACGGGCGAGGTCAGAAGCTTCACCGTCGGGCCCGATGACGACGGCATCCGCCTCGACCGCTGGTTCAAGCGCCATCTGCCCGATGTCAGCTTTGCGCAGGTGTCGCGCTGGGCGCGCACCGGCCAGCTGCGCGTCGACGGCAAGCGGGCGACGCCGGGCGACCGGATCGAACAGGGGCAGGCGATCCGCGTCCCGCCGGCCGAGCCGCCCCAGCCCGAAAAGCTGCGCCCGAAGCGCGCGCGCCCGCCGCTCAGCGACGATCAGATCGCCTTTGCCCGCGACCTTGTGATCCACAAGGACGCGCAGGCGATCGTCATCGCCAAGCCGCCGGGCCTTGCCACCCAGGGCGGCACCAAGACGCATGAGCATGTCGATGGCCTGCTCGATGCGCTGCAATATGAGGCGGAGGGGCGGCCCAAGCTCGTCCACCGGCTCGACAAGGACACGTCGGGCGCGTTGCTGATCGCGCGCACCGCGCGTTCGGCGGCCTGGTTCGCCAAGAGCTTTTCCAGCCGCACCGCGCGCAAGGTCTATTGGGCGATCGTCGCGGGCGTGCCGTCGATCGATGACGGCATAATCGAACTGCCGATCGCCAAGCAGCCGGGCACCGGCGGCGAAAAGATGCATGTCGATGACAAGGAAGGCAGCCCGGCGCGCACCCGTTACCGGGTGATCGACCGGGCGGGCAACCGCGCCGCCTGGGTCGAGCTGCAGCCCTATACCGGCCGCACCCATCAGCTGCGCGTCCATATGGCGGCGATCGGCCATCCGATCATCGGCGATGGCAAATATGGCGGCCAGGACGCGTTTCTGAGCGGCGGGATCAGCCGCAAGCTGCATCTCCACGCCCGGCGCATCCGCATCGACCATCCCGATGGCGGGCGTATCGACGTGACCGCCGAGCTGCCCGATCATTTCGCCGCCAGCCTGGCGACTTTGGGCTTTGATCCCGCCGATGGCGACCTGCCGCTCGATGAGCCGCGCGCCGCCGATGCGCCGGATGCGCGCCGCCGTGCGGCGACTGCCGCCGCGCGCGACCGTCGCCGGGCAAGGCGCGGCGAAAGGCGCGGGCGCGGGCGGGGCTGACCGGCTGTGAACCGTCTTGCCCTGTTCGATTGCGACGGCACGCTGGTCGACAGCCAGGCCGCGATCTGTCGCGCGATGGACGATTGCTTTGCCGAACTGGGGCTGGTGCCGCCCGACCGGCACCGGGTGCGCCGCATCGTCGGGCTGAGCCTGATGGAGGCGATGCGCGCGCTGGTGCCGGGTGGCGATCATGCGCTGCACCGCGCGCTCACCGACAGCTACAAGCTCGCCTTTCAGCGCCATCGCGGGGCCGGGCTGGTCGAAGAGCCGCTGTTCGACGGGATTGCCGAGGCGCTCGACGCGCTGGCGGCCTCGGGCTGGCTGCTCGGCGTGGCGACCGGCAAGTCGGATCGCGGGCTGAAACTGTGCCTCGAACGCCATGGCCTGGCCGGCCATTTCATCACGCTGCAGACCGCTGACCGCCATCCCTCCAAGCCCGATCCGTCGATGCTCCACGCCGCGATGGCAGAGGCCGGGTCGGGGCCTGCGACCACGGTGATGATCGGTGACACGGTGTTCGACATGGCGATGGCGGTGACGGGCGGCGCCCATGCACTGGGCGTCGATTGGGGCTATCATGATGCCGCCGAACTCAAGGCGGCGGGCGCGCGGGCGGTGGCGGTGACCGCCGCCGATCTGCCCGGCTGGCTGGAGCAGATGGCATGAGCGACGATCCTGCGCGCGCGCGTTTTTTCATGTTGTCGTTTCTCCGGCTGGGCGGCGCGGTGCTGCTGATGCTCGGGCTGGCGGCGGCGTCGGGCCGCTTCGAGGCGGTGCCGCGTTTGGCCGGCATCGTGCTGGTGCTGGCGGGCGCGTTCGGGTTTGCGCTGCTGCCCCGGCTGCTCGCCCGGCGCTGGCGGAGCGGGGAGCCGTGAAGCGTTTCTGGTCCAATGCCGAGGCGGTGGGGGCGAGGTGCGGCTCGACGGGCGGCCGGTGCGCACCCCCGGTCGCGCGCCGCTGGCCGTGCCGCAGCCCGCGCTGGCGGCAGCGCTTGCGGACGAATGGCAGGCGGTGGGTGAGATGGTCGATCCGCGCGCCATGCCGCTCACCGGGCTGGCCAATGCGGCGATCGATATCGTCACGCCCGATCCCGCGCGCTTTGCCGCCGGCCTTGCGCGCTATGCCGAAACCGATCTGCTCGCCTATCGCGCCGGCCATCCGGAGCCGCTGGTCGCGCGCCAGCAGGCGGCGTGGGATCCGCTGATCGGCTGGGCGGAGCGGCGCTATGACGTCACGGTCACATTGGTCGAAGGCGTGATGCACCGCCCCCAGCCAGAGGCAAGCGTCACCCGGCTGGGTGCGGCGGTCGCGGCGCTCGATCCGTTCATGCTCGCCGGCCTGTCCCCGGTCGTCACCATCGGCGGGTCGCTGATCGCGGCGCTGGCGCTGATCGAGGGCGCGGCCGGTGCCGATGCGCTCTGGGATGCGGTGATGCTCGACGAGCTGTGGCAGGAAGAACAATGGGGCGCGGACGATCTTGCGCTTGCCGCCCGCGCCGCGCGCCGCGCCGACTGGGATGCGGCGGTGCGGTTCCTCACGCTACTGCGCGGATGACGCGCCGGACCGGCTGAGCATCCAGGCGATGACCGCGGTGGCGGCGGCAAAGCCCGCCAGGTCCGCGACCAGCGCATAGATCGCATAGCCCCAGGCCCCGTGCATGAACAC from Sphingomonas changnyeongensis encodes:
- a CDS encoding helicase-related protein, yielding MSRFASSPVAAILGPTNTGKTHLAVERMCAHSSGMIGFPLRLLAREVYDRVVAIKGAEQVALITGEERIVPPGARWFLCTAESMPLDRDVAFVALDEAQLGADPERGHVFTDRLLRARGREETLILGSEALRPMIRALLPDTEIVGRPRFSTLSYAGAKKLTRLPRRSAIVAFSAEEVYAVAETIRRLRGGAAVVMGALSPRTRNAQVAMFQAGEVDYLVATDAIGMGLNMDVAHVAFASLRKYDGRRARRLTIAEMAQIAGRAGRHQRDGTFGTLGAEDGPGAFAPEEIEAIEAHVFPPLESLYWRDGAPDLSSLDALLAALDARPTAPQLRAAPEAVDLAVLRRLAGEDWVRARVRTPAMVRRLWAACGLPDFRKTGAEHHARFVGRIFAHLSEGHVPHQWFADEIARLDRVAGDVDALADRIAAIRSWAYIAHRPDWLADPLHWAERTRAIEERLSDALHAALTQRFVDRRTSVLLREIGAGLAELPVGIGDDGEVRVDDEPIGRLDGFTFTPLPGARHADARRLIAAADRRLAGERARRARALADSPDADFALATEAGAAPLLCWQGRPVAGLAATRELLRPRLVLDRAAAALDPASRDLILARLDRWLDGQTARHLGPLRRIAAAATDMATPAGLRALLAPLAEAGGLCARAPLDPVIAALDRGARSRLRAAGVTIGALDLFVAPLLKPEAARWCAALLAVRQQAPMPALAPPGAVVIALSGGTPPPGFRALGPQALRVDMAERIARTVHDARRPGAPVVPDPALGVSLGLVPAAFARLMTQLGFRPVAAAGGGESPPAWRWQGRPRRAAAGTRAARPDSPFAALAGLLP
- a CDS encoding RNA-binding S4 domain-containing protein → MTSPGAESLRLDKYLWFARLTKTRAAAQLLCAEGRMRLGGRLVDRAHLAVRVGDVLTFALHGRVRVIRILALPARRGPAAEAALCYVEIGDAVDGREPPT
- the fdxA gene encoding ferredoxin FdxA, which gives rise to MTYVVTDACIRCKYMDCVEVCPVDCFYEGENMLVINPSECIDCGVCEPECPAEAILPDTENGLEKWLELNATFSAQWPNVTRNRGAPDDADEFKGVEGKYEKYFSPEPGQGD
- a CDS encoding CarD family transcriptional regulator, which produces MAAKALSFDVGDYVVYPKHGVGRVIELQRQEIAGASLELYVLRFEKERMTLRVPTNKAESVGMRKLSSDKTLREALDTLKGKPKVKRTMWSRRAQEYEAKINSGDLVSIAEVVRDLFRADDQPEQSYSERQIFEAAASRLARELAAMEQTDEPSAMKKLLEILNKAAAIYNKAKDSAGE
- a CDS encoding GIN domain-containing protein, giving the protein MRALLPAALLCFAASPAAAAERGYSITSFDRIRVEGPFAITLATGRPVSARASGSPQALDRVQLRVEGRTLLVRAGPAWGGAPRGDSGPIALTLTTPELSTAILLGSGRLAIDRMRGARLVLTVEGSGGLSVGTLETDTLVMGISGAGRIEAAGRARMANVLARGAADIRAAGLQVVDLVVTSQSAGAVALSATRSARVTASGLGPVEIGGGAACTVAQTGAGPVRCGSD
- a CDS encoding DUF1489 family protein → MLHLTKVAVGAPSLDALCAAMAARTMGGEVFVTTRNRPTRHAELIGGSIYWIIKHRLVARQTIIGFGDDAGRCAIRLDPRVVPVRAQPRRAHQGWRYLAAADAPADFTGVDADAALPEALLRELAELALI
- the mgtE gene encoding magnesium transporter, translating into MNETELGSIDATGQLDADDRLKPEFVRSVIDRVEAGDADGARALVQPLHPADIADLFELAPAEWRPSLAAAITDLLDGDVFAEMNDYVREELIDALEPAQVADIASELDTDDAVAIIEDMEPDDQREVLRAMEPDDRAAIEEALSYPEESAGRLMQRDLIAVPEHWSVGDVIDYLRGNEDLTTDFWEIFVVDPAHRPAGTCQLSWILRTPRNVAISDVMKREQTLIAVDMDQEEVALRFQKYALISAAVVDGAGRLVGMITVDDIVHIIQQEAGEDILKLSGAGEGDINEPVVESYKSRVRWLIANLATALLASTVISLFEGTIERMVALATLMPIVAGVGGNAGTQTMAVTVRALATNQLTRSNTWRSIAREIRVAVLNGGTVAAVIGLGVSLVFANPQLGLVIAAAMLTNIIVAGMAGVLVPLTLDRLQQDPAVASSVFVTMLTDSMGFFAFLGLATAAGLAG
- a CDS encoding peptidylprolyl isomerase, whose amino-acid sequence is MAGDTLTFTLDTGGDVVIRLRPDLAPGHVARITELAQEGFYDGVVFHRVIPGFMAQGGDPSGTGMGGSDKPNLKAEFNGEPHVRGVCSMARTNDPHSANSQFFICFDDATFLDRQYTVWGQVIEGMEHVDALPKGEPPRQPGKILKAVIS
- the crcB gene encoding fluoride efflux transporter CrcB, producing MNSLFLVMIGGALGAAARFQLGGWAARVFWSGLPWGTLIVNVTGALAMGLVAALAARGLGESGLSEGWRLFLGVGLLGGFTTFSAFSLETVMLIERGAFGWAAAYVAASVVGALAALWLGLRLGQPA
- a CDS encoding RluA family pseudouridine synthase, whose amino-acid sequence is MTGEVRSFTVGPDDDGIRLDRWFKRHLPDVSFAQVSRWARTGQLRVDGKRATPGDRIEQGQAIRVPPAEPPQPEKLRPKRARPPLSDDQIAFARDLVIHKDAQAIVIAKPPGLATQGGTKTHEHVDGLLDALQYEAEGRPKLVHRLDKDTSGALLIARTARSAAWFAKSFSSRTARKVYWAIVAGVPSIDDGIIELPIAKQPGTGGEKMHVDDKEGSPARTRYRVIDRAGNRAAWVELQPYTGRTHQLRVHMAAIGHPIIGDGKYGGQDAFLSGGISRKLHLHARRIRIDHPDGGRIDVTAELPDHFAASLATLGFDPADGDLPLDEPRAADAPDARRRAATAAARDRRRARRGERRGRGRG
- a CDS encoding HAD-IA family hydrolase; the encoded protein is MNRLALFDCDGTLVDSQAAICRAMDDCFAELGLVPPDRHRVRRIVGLSLMEAMRALVPGGDHALHRALTDSYKLAFQRHRGAGLVEEPLFDGIAEALDALAASGWLLGVATGKSDRGLKLCLERHGLAGHFITLQTADRHPSKPDPSMLHAAMAEAGSGPATTVMIGDTVFDMAMAVTGGAHALGVDWGYHDAAELKAAGARAVAVTAADLPGWLEQMA
- a CDS encoding ATP12 family chaperone protein, coding for MRLDGRPVRTPGRAPLAVPQPALAAALADEWQAVGEMVDPRAMPLTGLANAAIDIVTPDPARFAAGLARYAETDLLAYRAGHPEPLVARQQAAWDPLIGWAERRYDVTVTLVEGVMHRPQPEASVTRLGAAVAALDPFMLAGLSPVVTIGGSLIAALALIEGAAGADALWDAVMLDELWQEEQWGADDLALAARAARRADWDAAVRFLTLLRG